GGCCAAGGCGGCCGCCGGTGTCGCCGAGGAGCCGTACGAGGCCGAGACGCTGGCCGACGCGCTGGAGGGCGTGCGTACGCGACACCCCGGTGACCTGGTGCGCGTCCTGCAGCGTTCCTCGTTCCTCATCGACGGTGACCCCGTCGGCAAGCGCGGGCATGAGACGGTACGGCTTGCCGAGGGCGGCACGGTCGAGGTGCTCCCGCCGTTCGCAGGAGGGTGACCGCGATGAGTAACGAGCCGTACGAAGACGAGTACGGGCAGCAGCAGCCGCCCCAGCAGACCCAGCACTGGCAGGGCCAGACCTGGGACACCCAGGCCCAGTCGACGTATCCGCCGCCCCAGGGATTCGAGCCCGGCCAGGCCGCATACGGGCAGGCCGAGTACGGCCAGGCCGCGTACGGGCAGGGTCCGGTGAGCCAGACCGGCGGTGAGCAGCACGCCTACGGCGACCAGCAGGCGTACGGCGGTGAGCAGCACGCGTACGGCGGTGACCAGCAGTCCTACGGCGGTGACCAGCAGTCCTACGGCTACGGGCAGGTGCCGTACGGGCAGGGGCCCGCGGTTCAGACGCCCGGTGGCCAGACTCCGCCGCCCGCGCATGCCGCGTACGGCCAGGCGCCCCAAGCCCCCGGTGCCGATCAGCAGACGCCGGTCTTCGGGACGGTGGCGGCGGCCCAGCCGCTGCCCGTGGCCGAGCCGGAGGCCGCCGGTTACGGGCCCGCCACCGTCACCGGCAACGCCCGCGTCACCGACGCGCAGCGCGCCCGTGCCGAGGGGCGGTCGCCGATCATAGAGCCGGGGATGCAGCCCGCCGCGCTGACCGCGCTGCTCGGGCTGCTGCTCGCGGGCGGCGCCGCGGTGGGCCAGTACGCGCTGCTCGTGCCGCTCGTGCTGCTCCAGGCCGTCACGGCCGCCGGCTGGTTCCGGCTCAACGGCATGTGGCCCGCCCGGCAGGGCATCGCGCTCGCCTTCGCGGGCGGCCTCGCCGCCGACGCCGCGCTGCTCGTCACCGGCCGGGAGCACGCGCCCGCCGCGATCCTCGGCACCCTCGGCGTGTGGGTCCTGCTCACCCTCGTCCTCCAGCTCCGCAGCCACGCGGCCCCGGACGAGCGCATGTACGGCCTGATGGCGACGGTCGCCTCCGCGGCGCTCGCCATCGTCGCGACCGGACACCTCGCGGCCGACCCGGACGCCGTGACCGTCGGCGCCGTGGCCGTCGCCGTCGCCGTCCTCGCGCGGGCGCTCCCGCTGCCGACGCCCGCCTCCGTGGCCGTCGCGCTGCTCGCCGCCGCGGGCGCCGGCATCGCCGCCGGCGGCATGACGGACATGGGATCCAAGGGCGCGCTCCTCGGCCTCGGCGCCGGTGTCTGCGCGCTGATCGGCCACCGCGTCGCGAGTTACGACTATCCGTCCCGCTTCGTGCACATGACGGCGGGCGTGGCCCTGCCGCTGGCCGCCGCGGCCCCGGCCGTCTATCTGCTCGGGCGGGTCGTGGGCTGAGCGTCCGGCGGGCACACGGCCTGTCACAGCTGATCGACAAGAATCGGGCCGGGCCCCCTTCGTGGGGGTCCGGCCCGTACTCTCGCGATCAGGAACTGTCGTCCAGGTGGGGGGAAACACCGGGCCATGCGTGCTCTGCGGATACTTCTGATCGTCGTCGTGATCCTGGGCGGCCTGTTCGTCATCGCCGACCGGGTCGCGGTGAACTACGCGGAGGGCGAGGCGGCCGACCGCGTGCGCACCAGCGAGGGCCTGGCCAGTACGCCCGACGTCTCCATCAACGGCTTCCCGTTCCTGACCCAGGCCGCGGGCGGCACCCTGGACGACGTGGAGATCGGCATCAAGGACTACGACGCGAAGAGCGGCGGCGAGTCGATCCGGATCGCCGATCTGAACGCCGAGATGCACGGCGTTCGGTTCGACAGCAGCTTCAGCTCCGCCACCGCCGACTCGGCCACCGGCACCGCCCGCATCTCCTACGCCGAGCTGCTCAAGGCCGTCAAGAAGCAGGACGCCGCCCAGGTCGCCCCGGGCGTGACGGCCCGGATCGAGGGCCTCTCCTACGGCGGCGGCGACAAGGTCAAGGTCACGATCACCGTGCACACGCCGGTGGGCACCCTGCACCCCACCGTCCTCAGCTCGGTCAAGGTCACCGACGGCAAGGTCTCGGCGCGTGCCGACAGCCTGCCCAAGGCCGGCGCGCTCGACCTGGCCGAGGGCCGGATCCGCGCCGTCACCGACTTCCAGCAGGCGATCGACGACCTGCCGGCCGGGATCGAGCTGGACCGGGTCGAGGCGGTCAAGGACGGCGTCGAGATCTCGGTGAAGGGTTCGAAACTCGACCTCGTCGGGTAGTCACCCGGAAACGGCGCGTCCGCACTGCGAGACGACGCCGTCCGCACAGCAGTGATCGGCGGAGCCGCAGCGGCCCCGGAGCCCGAGGTGAGCGGCTCCGGGGCCGCACTCATCTCGTATCGTGGACGATCGCGTCTCAGGATGCGACACGCCGGTGACACGGCCGCCCGTGCGTACCTACGATCGGTGGCATGAAGCGACAGGCGGATCTCACGAAGCGGCGGGCAGTAGACCTGTGCCGCGTCGCCGCCATGCTCTGTCGCACCGCCTGAGCGGGACGGCAACTCCCGCTTCCCCAGGCCCCTTTGAGGCCTCCCCTCGCGCGCGTCGAATGCCGTCCCTGTCCGCATGCAGGGACCG
The DNA window shown above is from Streptomyces sp. NBC_01445 and carries:
- a CDS encoding MoaD/ThiS family protein; the encoded protein is MANGTIRYWAAAKAAAGVAEEPYEAETLADALEGVRTRHPGDLVRVLQRSSFLIDGDPVGKRGHETVRLAEGGTVEVLPPFAGG
- a CDS encoding putative leader peptide, whose translation is MKRQADLTKRRAVDLCRVAAMLCRTA
- a CDS encoding LmeA family phospholipid-binding protein — encoded protein: MRALRILLIVVVILGGLFVIADRVAVNYAEGEAADRVRTSEGLASTPDVSINGFPFLTQAAGGTLDDVEIGIKDYDAKSGGESIRIADLNAEMHGVRFDSSFSSATADSATGTARISYAELLKAVKKQDAAQVAPGVTARIEGLSYGGGDKVKVTITVHTPVGTLHPTVLSSVKVTDGKVSARADSLPKAGALDLAEGRIRAVTDFQQAIDDLPAGIELDRVEAVKDGVEISVKGSKLDLVG